TCATACACCTTTGAAGGTCGTTGGGGTAGATTATATTTCCgttggaaaagaaaaccTGGTCTTCAGGAAGGTTGTCCTTTAAGTATTTCAAGATGTCCCAGTTGGCTAAACCCGTAAGTTGGCCCTTCATATCTCTTGTTCTTCCGTGGATAGTCAAAAACTGAGCACCAGCATCTAGTACCATTCTGGCATAAGCGAGAGACTTTTCCCAGTCGTCATAAACCCTTATTTTAGCAGTCACTGGAACCGATAGGTTTTCATGGAGGTTTGTGATCAACTTGCGAACTAACTCCCAGTCATCCATTAGAAAAGCACCATAGTTCCCCTTTCTAGCAATTCCCTGAGGACATCCCAAATTCAAGTCCACGGCATCGCATTTGTTTTCTACCAATTTGGCCGCCTGGAGTAAGTATTCGGGATCGTTAGCACAAAACTGCACAATTACAGGCCGATCGATGTCCTCATTACCATCAAACTCACTCCACATATTCTTACGGTATTTCTCCTCGGTGGCAAATAGCCTGGCATGGAACATGGGAGTGTAGCACAACTCGGCCCCAtatcttcttgataataTTCTCCATGCGAGTTCGGACTGATCCACCATAGGTGCAACGATGGTTTTGGGGCTGCCTATGGCTTTGTATAATGCTCTTCCCGTCATCTTTTGGGAGTTGTTGGGGGGTATTTCGGAAGTGGTTGTGGCCATCGTAGCGAGGTTTCGAGACTTTGAGGCGTACAGTGTCACTCTGCTGacgatgattttgaaaCAATTCACTTTGAATTATATTTTAAAAAATAAGATGCGATGGGGGCGCGATTTTGTACGTTATCGGAGAGGAAAGAGTTATTGGGGAAAAGGAAGCAATTACGGTTTAGTCAGCATCTCGGTACAGCAGTTCAGGTATTACAAATTCCCTCAAAGAAAGGCGACGACTATCACTATCATTTCCACATTCTTCTAGTAATTTCTTTATTTAGGGCaactggctgcaaatttcCAACTTCGCATCATCAAAGTTTACATGTTAGCGACATAATATACATTAAATTTGATTGGTTCTGGAAATGTAGTTAGCTCTATTTTTCAAAGCTTCGGCAAATCCCATAGCCAAGGGCCAGATTGGCGCATCAGCCAAGATTCTCACGCCCAAAAACAAGCACTTATTGGAAagtttgatcaatttcaaagaattgacAATTAGTTTAGAATTAGAATTTGTTTCAATCAATTTCCGGATTGATTCGTAGTTTTCATATTCTTCAGCAAATAAATTTTGCTGAGTGTAGTTTAAGGAGATGGTCTTCTCgcatttcttcaagattcttTCACACTTCAACCACAAGATCTTTTCAGTGACACCCAATTGGATTCCGTAGTCTTTATCATTAATCTGTTCAATATAATACAAGAATTGGCTGATTAACAATATCGAAACGAACATACAGGTGACAAAAAACACCGGGGTTCTCAAATTGTTTTCAATCGAATTATTCACCTCCAAAATATTCTGATTCCACAAGTCCATGGTATCTATGGAGTAGCTTATCAGTTCTTTTAATCCATCAAAATCCAAGTGCAAGTGGTCCAAATAGTTATTCATATTTTCCCAGTCCTTGTAAACCACCCTTTCGATAATTGGAGTCAAGTTAACACATATCTTAATTTTAGCCAAATGGTACATGGGCAAAATTAACTTCAATTCGTTATGTTCACTAAGAAGATGACGGTTCATGTCATTAATGATCAAAACTCCATCATTCTTGATAAAATTCATTTCCCATGATTTAAGAAGATCCTTTAAACCTTGATTATTCAATTTCCAGTTGATATAATCgaacttcaaaaagttggacaCTTGGTTGTGATGATGGTTTTGATGCTGCTGTTTGAGTTTTCCAAACTGTTCTTGGATCCGTTCATGTACGTATACCATTAAAcacaacaagttgaaaaagctTAACTTCATGGTCTTGAACTTATTCAAATTAACAATAAGATCGTTCAACGTTCCGTTGTTACTCAAGTCAATAATGTTTTGCTTGttattcatcttcattaaCTCTCCTAACCATTGACTACTATTTTCACACTTCCACAAGTTTTCATTACAGCAATAGTTTCCGGAACTAATAGTGGAGCCATTGAGCAAGATGGACAAGTCCAATAAAGTCGAAGTTCTCACTTGCTGCAACATGTAGAACACGAAGATAGTTCTAATCCTAGACTGAGCCATGATAAAGTAGTCAAAATTGGTTTGCACCAATCCTGTATCATGGTCGTACTCAACATCGCCTATATTCATATTTTGATCGTTTGTTTTGAGGTGAATAATGGACTTGGGGGgaaccaaaaacttgtccAATGGTTTATGaaagttggtggacttTATCAACCCCACCATTGACTTCATTTGTCTGGAAGTAATATCAATCATTGGAGGCTCATTGAGAAACATCGAAATGAATATATGAAGCACCAAACACTGGTGTGCCATCAACGGGACTTTTTTGAACTGCAAGTTGTCCAAAGTGACTTCCTTTTCGAAGAAATTCTGGATATGATACTtcgacaagttgaaaagaagtaaAGTGTTTGCATCATTATAAGAGTACAACGCCCCGATTGATGTCATGGCCAATAACAAAGGgatattttcaaacttATCGACCATGGGATTTCTTAACGACGGCAAGTGAATGAAAGGAaaatacttgttgaactccTTCTCATAAAGTTTCATGTAGTTGTTGAGTTCGTCGACCTTGGGAAACTGCATGTCGCTCAAATTGCTCATCACCATGATTCTTTCTCTCACTTCATCGCAGATGAAGTATGAGTTGATGTTGGCATCCTTGAAGTAGTCCAAATCCTGGAAGATgtccttgttcaagttcatggtCTGATCCTGCGAGATGTCGATACCAAAGTTGACAATCTTCTCATGGTCTTCGTTATTGGGAATCTGGTTATTGTTTCCCATGGGAATTTGGTGCTGAGAAGCCTGGAGATCGTGGTGGTCCAGATGCATATGCTTGCTTAAGTCCAGCTGTCTGGTCTTAAACAAActggtgatttcatcaaacaTCTTGGGCAGAGCAGCGGTATCGTTGGAGAAAACTGGCTCATACGGCGTGTTGATGATCTCCTGGAGCCAGTCGCCGTTATCTGAAATGGACTCATGCTCTCGGGGCATCGCATGCATGGGGCTGTTCAGGTGGATCTGGCCGAACTGGCCCTGGGACGCGTGGCCCTGTGACTGTGTCGATAAAGGGCCCTTCATCAGCGCTGGAGTCCCCACCGACCCGGGCGTCGAGTGGTGGCGACCCTTGtcattgtgtttgtggatgtcCATATCGATTTTGAAATGGCTCAAACCATCGAGCTCGAGATTCATATCCTTGCTATTAGCCGAGGTGGCGGGCGTACCGTTGGGCGAGATGTCATCCACCTTTCGCCGCTTGGAgtcgaacttgaagttgggcAGCCGATAGTTCTCCTGGGTGTGAGGAGACGGTTCATAGTCGCTGGGAGTTGCGGTATTCTTGTTAATCATGTTGCTGGCATCTTTACGGAACGAAAGGCCATAGTCATTCAAGTGGTGACCCACGGAGTTCTGTAAATCCAACGACTCGATGGTGTTCCAATCGAAATTCAAGTCGATATGGTTCAATTGGGGGGTGGAAAACTCGACGTTGTCGATGGTCGTTTCTTCGCGGATGGCGTTGAAGCTCTCCTTCATAGGCCCATACGAGGTGGACAGGGCAGCACTATAGGACGAGTGACGGGGGAAAAGTTCCTTGTTATCGGAAAAGACCGATCGTCTGGCAGCTGGTACCGATGAACCAGCAGACACCGACTTCACGCTCCGGTGGGCCACCGACAAGGGTATGGGTAACGCTGCATTGGGTTCGGTATTGTTGGGCAATACGATTATGTGTTCGTTATTCATACTAGGACCCTCAGCACCGTCTTTACCGGTACGTCCCATGATGTTAGGAAGATTGGTATGAAGTTTCTGCTGGTGCCGTAACACCAAGTCACGGCGAGCAAAGCACCGACCGCAAGCGGCGCACTGGAAGGGCTTCTCGTTGGTGTGGGACCTCTCATGACGCTTCAAGTGTTCCAACCGGGCAAAGGCCCTGGTACACGTCAGACAAATATGGGGCCGGGGCTTGTCAGTTTTAATTTGTTGTGACTTCTTGGGAATTGGCTGGGTACCCTTCGAGGCGCTCGAGGACCTGGCCCGCACTGGCAGTACGGGCAGCACGAGGGAGTCTGAGATTGTGGAAATGTGATCTGACATACTTGCGTCAAACGAGTCGAGGACGTGATCACTCATTTTGGACGCGGAAACAATTGACACGACAGTACCAGGATAGATGGTAAAGGGGTTGTGGAGTGGCGAGGATAGGGCGGTTGAAAGGCGAGACAAGGCGTCGTAAGTTTGATGCCAGTCGATTAACCTGAATTGTGTGTACTCCTGGCCTATAGAAAAATAATAAAAATTTCCAGTTATATTTCCCCAGAattctcaacaactttACACAAAACCGGAGAAGGTTTGGATTTTCTTGTTTGGTGGTCTGCAGGCAAGATCCTGGGGAGCCTTCTTAACGGGATTGAGTCCAGATGACAATGACCCATACATACTTCCCAACCAGGGGGATAGATGAATACAGGGTCCAGGTGGTCTTGTATTGATTGACATAAGATGATATATGCTTGAAGTGCTTTTATTATAGGTATACGGATCCCTAACTTTTGATAAATAAACTCCGAATGCCGATTTGGGCGATTGGACAGGTTCCCCAGAAAACCCAAAGGCGATGTGCGAGCATAACTGGTTTAACCAAAAAATTTTGGGTCACGTTAAGAAAGGCAATGTTTGCTCGAAACTCCGGCATGGGGTTCAATCGGGGGGCTGATCTTTATTTTCGGGGCGCCTGTGTAGTTATCCGTGAAACCCGAGTCCCGCCTTTTTCTAAAGGCACAAGTGTGAGGACCCTCCACTGCCCCCTCCACCGGAAAACTCTGGTCCTATTATTTCACAGAAGCCCTTCTTATCAGGCGCTCGACCTCCCATTGTCACCATCGCCGTGGTTGCTCGTGCGGCGGTCCGCGACGCATGGCTGCCGCCAATCGGCTGTTCTTTTTCGCGACTTCTCACCAGTCCCATCCCGAGCCAATGAAGCTACTCATTACTACCGGTGCGACCGTCACGTTCACGCGTCTCCTCCGGTTCGTGCTCAGTGATCCCATGCTTTCCACGTATATCACAACCGGTTTCCGCCACGTGACGGTTCAGTACGGcaatgaaatcaaaaatggTGTCCACGTCTCACGATGTGCCGTCAATGAAATTCTACGCTCAACTGCCGCCTTCaaacattttcaagtcaCTGACGACACATGCCTGTTTGAATATCATGATAAGGGTGGCAGCCGGATTGTGTTGGAATTTTTGTCGTTTTCGCCTGATTTAAACTCACTTATTCGCTCTTCAGACCTCATTATTTCTCATGGAGGAACAGGCACCTTGATAGACATCTTGAAACTCCACAAAAAGTTGATCGTCGTATACAATGAGTCGCTCATGGACAATCATCAGAAACAGATCGCCGAAGAGTTTGCTCGACTGCAGTTCTGTGTGAGCGTGGGCTCGAGCCAACTCGAACAAGACGAGTTTACGGGCTATTTACAAGCGCTAAGAGACGGAAAAATTGTGTTGACGTCATATCACCTGCCAGTAGAACATATAGTTCAGTCTATTGTCTATCGCGAATTGGCCCATGCCCGGCTACACCATTCCAGGGCCAAAAgttgatccacaaactcaagtttTTCGCACTCGCACCAGttttgaattctttgatACTCAACCTCGTGCTGAACATGTCAGTGAATACCAGCAGAAAACGGAGAAAACAGCGTCTTTTCTCGAAAGACATTGAGCAGCTTCTTTATGCGCTTGGAGACGGACCTTATTCGATGGAGCTGACGATAAATGCTCTCGAGGACTCGCTTGTGGAGTACCTCAGCGACTTGAGCACGGCCACCCAGATATACGCCAGAAGTAAAAACAGAAACAGAATCAAGGTCGATGACTTGCCCTTCACACTTCGAAATGATCCCTACAAACTCAGCCGTCTTCAGTACATAGTGAATCAGAGCCAGAAGATCGAGAATGCTAAGAAgatttttgatgaagatgacaagAAACTTGCGGACTACGgagacgaagatgacgatgaagatgatgacgatgaacAGCTTTCCAAGCCGGCTGAGGATGAGGAGCCCTCCGGGAAGAAGTTTaagaaatcgaagaagaaaggtCGGCAGTAGTTGTATCATAGTGTGTAACATAACTTTATTTAATAAAAGAATTGATTAGAGTAGTATAATTAGTGTATTTTATATTCATGAAAGTGGTAAAGTCTATTAACCATCAATATTCTCCAATGCTCTTCCCCTAACATACTTTTCGTTCTTGATCTGTTGGTCGTAGAAGTTGAATAAAGTCTTCAACCTGAAAAACGAATGCACCACAACGAAACCACCAAATGCAATCGGTGCAACTAGCAAGTCCAGGGTTTCATAAGTCTGATGATGCATTTTGTaggtgatgaagacggCACAGGATATTAGAACACAGAATTTTACCAAGTTCTGATAGAGATCGTACCTGTGAAGTACTTCCTTGAAACTGAAAGTTTCGACACCTCGAAGGTCTCTGCTAAAAAAGAGACGAATATTGGGCCAGATTGTCCATGGACTGATCAATAAGTGCCCTGCAATTGCCCACCTATCGATATAGAAGTCGGAGAATGGTAAAACGTCAATGTCCTTGTAGATTCTTAATGGAACGTCCACTACAAATACATGAGCATTAACCATCCAAAGAGTACTCAATAAAGCGGACAGGAAAGTTGATGCAGCAGTGATGGCATTTAGGGGAATAGCAAAGTTCCTTCCAATTCTAACGTTGATTGCTAATCTGTCGTTGTTGCCGTTATTGTTTCCCCCATTTTcattattgaaaagaaacAAGTTGTTCCACACATCAACATGGTCGAGCTCGTTGATAGCAACATAATGGTTGTGATAGTATGCAAGTGtcatcaactccatcaacgCACCTATGCTTAATGATGTAATATCTGCCAACTTCCAGTTGTTCCGGTTAATGAACTTTTCTATACTCTTTAATGCTCCTGACAGTCCACGAACAGCcaagaaatcaccaaatccaGTAACCACGCTTATAGCCTTTGTAACCGGCTTTCCTAGGACGACTGCTGTTAGGAATAATGAAATAATCAAAAGTACTGCAAACACCCACAACATTATAATTAATTCCACGCACCGGACTTTCAAGTGTGGGGGGTTATAAACGACGGTATAGTTGTCTTCCGTTGTGGTTTCCTCATCATTT
Above is a window of Yamadazyma tenuis chromosome 1, complete sequence DNA encoding:
- the DUS1 gene encoding tRNA dihydrouridine synthase (COG:J; BUSCO:EOG09262Q6S; EggNog:ENOG503NV6J) yields the protein MATTTSEIPPNNSQKMTGRALYKAIGSPKTIVAPMVDQSELAWRILSRRYGAELCYTPMFHARLFATEEKYRKNMWSEFDGNEDIDRPVIVQFCANDPEYLLQAAKLVENKCDAVDLNLGCPQGIARKGNYGAFLMDDWELVRKLITNLHENLSVPVTAKIRVYDDWEKSLAYARMVLDAGAQFLTIHGRTRDMKGQLTGLANWDILKYLKDNLPEDQVFFSNGNIIYPNDLQRCMNHVGCDAVMSAEGNLYNPGVFWTETNEKEKQFPRVDKLLREYFEILREYPTDANKHAMKAHFFKILHEFLNVHKELRPVIGRTSVHANMDDWDAIVKQVEAAVAKIYQQDDISDLDVIKVGEDESWGGQYREVPYWRCQPYFRRVDGEKQNTRVLKIAASSELANTNKRKTVDEKAEPVDAKKSKTEPLAATT
- a CDS encoding uncharacterized protein (EggNog:ENOG503NWGK; COG:S) translates to MGRTGKDGAEGPSMNNEHIIVLPNNTEPNAALPIPLSVAHRSVKSVSAGSSVPAARRSVFSDNKELFPRHSSYSAASSTSYGPMKESFNAIREETTIDNVEFSTPQLNHIDLNFDWNTIESLDLQNSVGHHLNDYGLSFRKDASNMINKNTATPSDYEPSPHTQENYRSPNFKFDSKRRKVDDISPNGTPATSANSKDMNLELDGLSHFKIDMDIHKHNDKGRHHSTPGSVGTPASMKGPLSTQSQGHASQGQFGQIHSNSPMHAMPREHESISDNGDWLQEIINTPYEPVFSNDTAASPKMFDEITSLFKTRQSDLSKHMHSDHHDLQASQHQIPMGNNNQIPNNEDHEKIVNFGIDISQDQTMNLNKDIFQDLDYFKDANINSYFICDEVRERIMVMSNLSDMQFPKVDELNNYMKLYEKEFNKYFPFIHLPSLRNPMVDKFENIPLLLAMTSIGALYSYNDANTLLLFNLSKYHIQNFFEKEVTLDNLQFKKVPLMAHQCLVLHIFISMFLNEPPMIDITSRQMKSMVGLIKSTNFHKPLDKFLVPPKSIIHLKTNDQNMNIGDVEYDHDTGLVQTNFDYFIMAQSRIRTIFVFYMLQQVRTSTLLDLSILLNGSTISSGNYCCNENLWKCENSSQWLGELMKMNNKQNIIDLSNNGTLNDLIVNLNKFKTMKLSFFNLLCLMVYVHERIQEQFGKLKQQHQNHHHNQVSNFLKFDYINWKLNNQGLKDLLKSWEMNFIKNDGVLIINDMNRHLLSEHNELKLILPMYHLAKIKICVNLTPIIERVVYKDWENMNNYLDHLHLDFDGLKESISYSIDTMDLWNQNILEVNNSIENNLRTPVFFVTCMFVSILLISQFLYYIEQINDKDYGIQLGVTEKILWLKCERILKKCEKTISLNYTQQNLFAEEYENYESIRKLIETNSNSKLIVNSLKLIKLSNKCLFLGVRILADAPIWPLAMGFAEALKNRANYISRTNQI
- the ALG13 gene encoding N-acetylglucosaminyldiphosphodolichol N-acetylglucosaminyltransferase catalytic subunit alg13 (BUSCO:EOG092658CI; COG:S; EggNog:ENOG503P3K1) yields the protein MKLLITTGATVTFTRLLRFVLSDPMLSTYITTGFRHVTVQYGNEIKNGVHVSRCAVNEILRSTAAFKHFQVTDDTCSFEYHDKGGSRIVLEFLSFSPDLNSLIRSSDLIISHGGTGTLIDILKLHKKLIVVYNESLMDNHQKQIAEEFARSQFCVSVGSSQLEQDEFTGYLQALRDGKIVLTSYHSPVEHIVQSIVYRELAHARLHHSRAKS
- a CDS encoding uncharacterized protein (EggNog:ENOG503P50R; COG:K), with translation MSVNTSRKRRKQRLFSKDIEQLLYALGDGPYSMESTINALEDSLVEYLSDLSTATQIYARSKNRNRIKVDDLPFTLRNDPYKLSRLQYIVNQSQKIENAKKIFDEDDKKLADYGDEDDDEDDDDEQLSKPAEDEEPSGKKFKKSKKKGRQ